The genomic interval GAACGTCTGGCCATCGATATCGACAACGCGTTCTATGATGTAGCAGAGAAACTGGTTACCACGCACAAAGATTCCGGTGACCATGAAGCCTTCAAACTGGATGTGATCGTCAATTTTGCTATTGATACAGACATTACCCAGGAAGACCTGGCCCGTACTGATATCAATACACTTGCCGGCCGTCTTTATCAGCAGGCAAAAGAAAGCTACGAACGTAAAACAACTGAACTCGCGGAAAATACACTGCCTGTTATTGAGCAGATCCACCGCGAACAGGGGCATCATATCGAGAATATCTCTATCCCGTTCACTGATGGTAAACGCGGTATGAACGTACTGGCCAACCTGCAGAAAGTAGTAGAGACCAAGGGTTACGAAACTATCAATGCACTGGAGCGCAGCATTACGCTTTCATTGATCGATGATGCATGGAAAGAACATCTGCGTGCAATGGACGACCTGAAACAATCCGTTCAGGGAGCCGTTTACGAACAGAAAGATCCATTGCTGATCTATAAATTCGAAGCATTCGAGCTCTTTAAAGAACTGAATGCCGAGACCAGCCGCGAGATCGTATCATTCCTCTGCAGATCAGGCATTCCTGTTCAGGAAGACAATCGTCCGCCTCAGCAGCAGCAACAACAGCAGCAACAGGCCCCACAACGTCCTGCGCAACCGCAGATCCGTGAGGGACATGAAGAAAAGACCGATATGAGCCGCATGCGTGCTTCTCATCAGGAATTCGAAAGCAGCAACGGACAAACTATGGTGGAAGAATATGCAACCAATGCAGAACCATCAAAACAGGAACCCGTGAAAGCAGGTCCGAAAGTAGGCAGGAATGATCCTTGTCCTTGCGGAAGCGGAAAGAAGTTTAAACAATGTCACGGAAAAGATCTTTAGTTCTTCCGTATAGATATAACTGGAATAGCCTGTATCGAATTGATACAGGCTATTTTTTTCCAAATACCTGATGGCGCCCCGACAGGCCTTAAACAATACGCCAGGCCCCGATTTAACCCTGGCAGCTTCTTTATTGAAATCGAAAGCAGATAATATTTTGCTATTTCCCTGCGCAGCCTACACATATTTTTACGTAGATTTGGAGGACCAACGTCGTCTTATTGCTTTTTAAGGACAAACAGCAGGGTACGAGAACACTATCAGATCTACCTCAAAAGATCTGCAACACCACCCCGATTGCCAATAGTTTTATTCTTCCGGATTGTCTAATATATACAACAAGTTTCTTGCTGTTGTAATGCATTGGATCTGCCAACGCCTGGATATGTCGAAACGCAGGGCTATCTCATATGTCATATATGTATCCGATTCATCGTTAAATCCTGTTTACTTACTTTGATAACCTCATATGTATGACCACCAAAATCATCTTCAGCCTATGCTGTCTGCTGGCATTCTATTCAATGTCCTCATGTACTAAAGATGAGTTTAAGGGGCCTCCCGGGCCTCCGGGAGATACAGGAGCATATATCCCTCCAAAAGGAGACATCAGCGGCACAGTAGCCGTATATGACTCACTGGGAAGGTCGCTTGCCGATTATTCCGGTGTGCAGGTGATAATAGATTCATTAGGTATTTCAACCATGACAGATACCAGTGGCGCTTACTTTTTCCACGATGTGCCGGCAGGCAGATATAATTTTTCTTTTAAGAAGGACGGTTATGGTACTTACCGCATTGTACGTCAGTTACATCCCGGAGGGCCGCAGGCAACGCACCTTGTAAATGCGGATGTGGGCAAGATCTATGACGGGCCGCCAGTCATTCATTTTGAGCTGATATCGATAGGTACCATGCACTATCCGGAGATCTTTCCGTACGTTGAATTTGCATCTCCCTATCGCATTCCGGTCGCTTCCGTAATATATGTCAACAACACGCCTGGTGTTTCTGCAACAAACTCCAGGGCCGCCATCAGGTATCCTTTCAATAAGGATGCCCGTGTAAACGAACTGTATTATCAGACGGACCCGATTCCGTCTTCCGTGATCCAGAACGATACTACCCTCCTCAGGGCGGAACTCCTTTATATGTTCTTCGCGTTTGACAATATCAGGGATATCCATTACATCGATGAAGAGGGACATGTGGTATATCCATGTACGGGGAAACCGCTCGCCACATTTGCAATGTCCCCCTTTCCTTTCCAATACGTCAAAGACTTCCCCGCCAGGAAAGCCAATGATGGCATCTATCCCCTGTTGCGGAAATTCCGTTTGCACTAAAGCTATATTCATGTGCGTAGCATATGATAATCATTTTCAATTCATCCATATGAAAAAGATTGCGTCCCTGTCTCTCTTCTTATGCCTGATCATGGCATGCATCAAAGAAGGTCCCGTAGGCCCCAAAGGACCAGACGGCCCACCGTATGCATGGCCACCGGGCAACATAACGGGCTATATTGAATTGCACGATCAATTCGGAGATCTGATCGGGAGAGGAGACAGTGTCTTATTACATACATATAATGCGGACAGCATTTTCAGGGCATATACCGATTCTAACGGCCATTTTAATCTCCGCGGACTTCCGCCGGGAAACTATGACATCAGTATATCGAAACCAGGCTTTGATTCACTTCATATGTATGTACAGCATGCAGGTGGGATGTTGGACAAATTCACCGGCTTCACCACGATGAGTAAGCCGGTGACAACAAAACTGCTGTCCATCACGCTCGATACCCTCCGAAGCTACATCTTCCCTCATATAGATGTTAAAGCTATTTTTGAATGGCCGCAGCCATTTATAGCCGGCAAAGTGGCTATTACGGCCTTTCTTGATACCTCGTCCGTTCCCGGATCCGGCAGGTCGCTGAGCACTTTTTACGGATTCGCCGACAACATGATGAACATAGATAATACCAAGGGTAGTTTGCATGGATACTTCAGAACGGAAGACTCCCTGCTCAAAGCAGTCACCCGAGTCTACGTTACAGTAGTTGTCATTCCTCCATACTTCGCCCGAAGTTCATGGTTTAATTACGCAACATTGACGGAGGTGCCTTATCCATATCCGGGCGATTCAATAAAAGCAAGCATTATACTACCAAAATAATCTAACATGAAACAGCTGATATTAGTGTTATGCTGCTGTCTCAGTCTGGCAGCCTGTGTAAAATGGGAGATCACTGGCCCCGCAGGACCAGCAGGACCGCAAGGCCCTCCGGGACAAAAACCGCCAGGTGCTGACACCGGTACTATATGGGGAAGGGTATATACTGTTAATGAACTCACCTTTCCTATCGCACCGGTGGATAGTGTAAAGATAACCTTGCAGGTCAGCGTAGACTCTGCACTTACGACAATGGCCGATTCAGCGGGCTACTATTATTTTCACAACATGGGCACCGGTACATATAACCTGATATATAGCCGCCCGGGGTTTGGCGAAATGAAAAAATTTGGATTGACACATTTATCGGGAGGCAAGCAGGGCTCAAGAGCACCGGATGTACTGCTCCTGCAGATCCCCGTAAAGACCGTTGTTGATACTGCCTGGTTTCAAAGAATGATGAATGGCGATCTCAGCCTGCAGTTTGAGCTGCGTATCCCTTATCCCACCTATCAGCCGATACCGGGCAATCTTGATTTTTATTTTTCCAAACATTCAGATGTAACAGCAAATAACTATCTCTTCCGGATGGATGGCGCGAGCTATATTCCGAAAGCAACACTTGACAAATACTTTGCAGCAGGTGATTCGATGTATTGCAGGATCTATACTTTAGATAGATATTTTATCGCTGATACCCTCCTGGGAATATACTCGAACGGATATGCATGGCAACAGATGAAACAGCCTATCTATTACATAGATCCGGCTACAGGATTGTGGATATATCCTTCCAGAAGCATCGAGTCTGCGCTGGTTGGCACGGTTTACTAAATCACTGTTCTTTTTTCAAATACAGATAGTTCATAGCACCTTTCCCAAGGCGTGAAACATGTCCGCCCTTTGAATAGCTGCTGCAGGTGTAAATAACGTTAGCGGAAGATCTTTCCCTTCAGATTTTTTTCTGTTTTGCAGCAGATGAAAGATTTTTTTGCGTAGATTTGATCAGGCGAACAAACGCACTATTATGTAAAACCAATTGGAATGGCATAAGAGCACACGTACAGATCAACCTCAAAAAATCATAGATTCCACTCATTTCATCAACAGTTTTATTTCTATTAACCTTATCATCATGCTGCAGCGTTTATTGCTGTTATAAGTTACATAGGCTATTTACCGCCGGAAAATAGGGACACAAGACGATTTTGTTATATGACTCAAGGATGCATAGTCATGGTACTATCTGTTTGAATTTTTTGATTAACCTCTTAATGTTATGAGCTCCAAAATCCTTCTCAGCGTATGCTGCTTTGCAGCTATTTATTCATTGTTCTCATGCACCAAAGACGCCCCACAGGGCCCACAGGGGCCGCCAGGCGATACGGGCATCTATGTACCTCTCAAAGGCGAGATCAGGGGTAACGTGGTCGTATATGATTCAACGGGAAAAGCGCTCGCTGACTATTCCGGCGTGATCGTAACCATTGATTCCACTGGCTGGGCAGACACTACCGATGCAAGCGGCGCTTACAGTTTCAGCCAGGTGCCTGCGGGACGGTATAACTTTTCCTATAAGAAAGCCGGTTATGGTACTTACCGGATCATCCGTCAGCTGCATCCTGGCG from Chitinophaga filiformis carries:
- a CDS encoding carboxypeptidase-like regulatory domain-containing protein — protein: MTTKIIFSLCCLLAFYSMSSCTKDEFKGPPGPPGDTGAYIPPKGDISGTVAVYDSLGRSLADYSGVQVIIDSLGISTMTDTSGAYFFHDVPAGRYNFSFKKDGYGTYRIVRQLHPGGPQATHLVNADVGKIYDGPPVIHFELISIGTMHYPEIFPYVEFASPYRIPVASVIYVNNTPGVSATNSRAAIRYPFNKDARVNELYYQTDPIPSSVIQNDTTLLRAELLYMFFAFDNIRDIHYIDEEGHVVYPCTGKPLATFAMSPFPFQYVKDFPARKANDGIYPLLRKFRLH
- a CDS encoding carboxypeptidase-like regulatory domain-containing protein; its protein translation is MKKIASLSLFLCLIMACIKEGPVGPKGPDGPPYAWPPGNITGYIELHDQFGDLIGRGDSVLLHTYNADSIFRAYTDSNGHFNLRGLPPGNYDISISKPGFDSLHMYVQHAGGMLDKFTGFTTMSKPVTTKLLSITLDTLRSYIFPHIDVKAIFEWPQPFIAGKVAITAFLDTSSVPGSGRSLSTFYGFADNMMNIDNTKGSLHGYFRTEDSLLKAVTRVYVTVVVIPPYFARSSWFNYATLTEVPYPYPGDSIKASIILPK
- a CDS encoding carboxypeptidase-like regulatory domain-containing protein is translated as MKQLILVLCCCLSLAACVKWEITGPAGPAGPQGPPGQKPPGADTGTIWGRVYTVNELTFPIAPVDSVKITLQVSVDSALTTMADSAGYYYFHNMGTGTYNLIYSRPGFGEMKKFGLTHLSGGKQGSRAPDVLLLQIPVKTVVDTAWFQRMMNGDLSLQFELRIPYPTYQPIPGNLDFYFSKHSDVTANNYLFRMDGASYIPKATLDKYFAAGDSMYCRIYTLDRYFIADTLLGIYSNGYAWQQMKQPIYYIDPATGLWIYPSRSIESALVGTVY